The following proteins are encoded in a genomic region of Chloroflexota bacterium:
- a CDS encoding dephospho-CoA kinase, which yields MIVIGLTGGIGSGKSTVTQHLKELGAVIVDADKVGHETYLPETPAWKDLIATWGTDLLLPNREIDRKKLGAIVFSDPKNLQTLNGIVHPRLRELLLKKIEENRALGTKVLVIEAAILIEASWQNVVDEVWVAHAPEDVVIKRIMARNNWGEEQIRARIRSQMTNDERAKHANVMLDTNCTLEEVRAKVKHLWDERLTGKAKDHPR from the coding sequence ATGATTGTCATCGGCCTGACGGGCGGAATCGGCAGCGGCAAGAGCACCGTGACGCAGCACCTCAAAGAGTTGGGGGCTGTGATCGTTGACGCGGACAAGGTGGGGCACGAGACGTACCTGCCTGAGACGCCTGCGTGGAAGGACCTGATCGCCACCTGGGGCACCGACCTGCTGCTGCCGAATAGAGAGATAGACCGGAAGAAGCTGGGGGCCATCGTCTTCAGCGACCCGAAGAACCTGCAGACGCTGAACGGCATCGTGCACCCGCGGCTGCGGGAGCTGCTGCTGAAGAAGATCGAGGAGAACCGAGCGCTGGGGACGAAGGTCTTGGTGATCGAGGCGGCAATCCTCATCGAAGCGAGCTGGCAGAACGTGGTGGACGAAGTATGGGTGGCCCACGCGCCGGAGGATGTAGTGATCAAGCGCATCATGGCGCGGAACAACTGGGGCGAGGAGCAGATCCGAGCGCGGATACGTTCGCAGATGACGAACGACGAGCGGGCGAAGCACGCGAACGTGATGCTCGATACGAACTGCACGCTGGAAGAGGTGCGGGCGAAGGTGAAGCACTTATGGGACGAACGGCTAACCGGAAAAGCGAAGGACCACCCCAGATGA